In Chryseobacterium gleum, a single genomic region encodes these proteins:
- a CDS encoding sulfate/molybdate ABC transporter ATP-binding protein — MLLEINNLFFSHNKENPLFQNLNLRFEENRIIALAGESGCGKSTLLSLIYGLLDWEIGEIIFNGTKLSGPKGNLVPGEPEMKFVAQNFDLMPYATVAENVGKFISNINLKQKKETVTELLEVVGLQEFANVLPKYLSGGQQQRVAIARALSVLPKLLILDEPFSNLDFPRKIEIRERLFRYVKQHGVSLIISTHELQDIMPWLDQIVILQNGRLIQNDSPEETYRHPYNSYVARLFGEVNIFTETEAADFQLSKFSYYPKEIKITETGVEAEILESRFAGNYYWNKLKAKGKELVVYTDDKISGPICISFI; from the coding sequence ATGCTATTAGAAATAAACAATTTATTTTTCTCTCACAACAAAGAAAATCCCCTGTTTCAGAACCTTAATCTAAGGTTTGAAGAAAACAGAATTATAGCTCTTGCCGGTGAAAGCGGATGTGGAAAATCTACTCTTCTCAGCCTGATCTATGGCCTTCTTGATTGGGAGATCGGAGAAATTATTTTTAACGGAACAAAGCTTTCAGGACCAAAGGGAAACCTTGTTCCCGGAGAGCCTGAAATGAAATTCGTGGCACAGAATTTTGATCTTATGCCTTACGCTACTGTTGCCGAAAACGTAGGAAAATTTATTTCAAATATCAATTTAAAACAAAAAAAAGAAACCGTAACGGAACTCCTTGAAGTGGTAGGACTTCAGGAATTTGCCAACGTACTGCCTAAATATTTAAGTGGCGGACAACAGCAGAGAGTGGCTATTGCCAGAGCATTATCCGTACTTCCAAAGCTCCTGATTTTAGACGAACCGTTCAGTAATCTTGATTTCCCGAGAAAAATTGAAATCCGGGAAAGACTTTTCAGGTATGTAAAGCAGCATGGTGTTTCTTTAATTATTTCCACCCATGAACTACAGGATATTATGCCATGGCTGGATCAGATTGTTATTCTGCAAAACGGAAGACTTATTCAGAATGACAGTCCTGAAGAAACCTACAGACATCCTTACAATTCTTATGTTGCGAGACTATTCGGGGAAGTGAATATCTTTACCGAAACTGAGGCAGCAGATTTCCAGCTTTCAAAATTTTCTTATTATCCAAAGGAAATAAAAATTACCGAAACCGGTGTTGAAGCTGAAATTCTGGAAAGCAGATTTGCAGGAAATTATTATTGGAATAAACTAAAAGCAAAAGGTAAAGAACTGGTAGTTTATACTGATGATAAAATATCCGGACCTATATGTATTTCGTTTATTTAG
- a CDS encoding RsmB/NOP family class I SAM-dependent RNA methyltransferase produces MELIHRNLAIGIHDALQETFFEKNKYADKVIERLLKANKKWGSQDRAVVSEIFYNIIRWKKRLEYYMGEGVKPNNIYKLIIAYLLWSKTNYKKFEEFDGIKIADILTKLKKNTVPTKAIEHSIPDWLAETLEKELGANWEREMTALNEQAPTVLRANSLRTTTKELISDLSDEGVVSFPVNGYPDAVQLEEKKNVFLTTAFKEGLFEVQDASSQKIGYFLDVKEGQRVVDACAGAGGKTLHLAALMKNKGQIIALDIFDWKLAELKRRAKRAGAHNIETRMISDNKVIKRLHEKADRLLIDAPCSGLGVLKRNPDSKWKIDQDFIDRIKKEQQQILQDYSKMLKKGGKMVYATCSILPSENNLQVEEFIKNNPGFKMIKDEKVMPSEGYDGFYMALIERVS; encoded by the coding sequence ATGGAACTTATTCACAGAAACTTGGCAATCGGAATTCACGATGCCTTACAGGAGACATTTTTTGAGAAAAACAAATATGCCGATAAAGTTATTGAAAGACTTTTGAAAGCAAACAAAAAATGGGGAAGCCAGGACAGAGCTGTTGTTTCTGAAATTTTCTACAATATCATCCGTTGGAAAAAACGCCTTGAATACTATATGGGTGAAGGCGTAAAACCCAACAATATCTACAAACTGATCATTGCGTATTTGCTTTGGAGCAAAACCAATTATAAAAAATTTGAAGAATTTGACGGAATTAAAATCGCCGATATTCTTACCAAACTTAAAAAGAACACCGTTCCTACAAAAGCAATAGAACATTCTATTCCTGATTGGCTCGCTGAAACACTTGAAAAAGAACTGGGTGCCAACTGGGAAAGAGAAATGACGGCCTTAAATGAGCAGGCTCCTACTGTTTTAAGAGCTAATTCTTTAAGAACAACTACTAAAGAACTTATTTCTGATCTTTCGGATGAAGGTGTTGTATCTTTTCCTGTTAACGGTTATCCTGATGCTGTTCAGCTGGAAGAAAAGAAGAATGTTTTCCTTACCACAGCTTTCAAAGAAGGATTATTTGAAGTTCAGGATGCTTCTTCCCAGAAGATCGGGTATTTCCTTGATGTAAAGGAGGGACAGAGAGTGGTGGATGCATGTGCCGGTGCAGGAGGAAAAACACTTCATCTGGCCGCATTAATGAAAAACAAAGGACAGATCATAGCATTAGATATCTTCGACTGGAAGCTCGCGGAGTTGAAGCGCCGTGCAAAGAGAGCCGGAGCACACAATATTGAAACCCGTATGATCTCCGACAACAAAGTGATCAAACGTCTTCATGAAAAAGCAGACAGACTTCTGATTGATGCTCCATGTTCAGGTCTTGGAGTTTTAAAAAGAAACCCGGACAGTAAGTGGAAGATTGATCAGGATTTTATTGACAGAATTAAAAAGGAGCAGCAACAAATCCTTCAGGATTATTCTAAAATGCTTAAAAAAGGAGGAAAAATGGTCTACGCAACGTGTTCTATCCTTCCTTCTGAAAATAATCTGCAGGTAGAAGAATTCATCAAAAACAATCCTGGATTCAAAATGATTAAAGATGAAAAAGTAATGCCTAGCGAAGGGTATGACGGATTCTATATGGCTTTGATTGAGAGAGTTTCTTAA
- a CDS encoding YceI family protein gives MRKKLFSLAISALFIAAVMVSCKKDKPLTSESNEVTTTKEGSQFTLDTLNSKVEWKGYKVFKSENTSHFGTIRFESGDVTVKDGKLESGKFVADMNSLTSVDLKDSPEDLGKLNGHLKSGDFFEVEKFPTASYEITKVTPATEGDYNTLLDGNLTIKGITKPVQFKANVSVKNGEVSVATEPKDIKREEFGVKFQAPAENGVIKDEVTLQISVKALEKK, from the coding sequence ATGAGAAAAAAACTGTTTTCGTTAGCTATTTCTGCATTATTTATTGCTGCTGTAATGGTTTCTTGTAAAAAAGATAAACCGCTTACCAGTGAAAGTAATGAGGTGACGACTACTAAAGAAGGTAGCCAGTTCACTTTGGATACGCTAAACAGTAAGGTTGAATGGAAGGGATATAAAGTATTTAAATCTGAAAATACGAGCCATTTCGGAACGATCAGGTTTGAAAGCGGAGATGTGACAGTGAAAGACGGAAAACTGGAAAGCGGAAAATTCGTTGCTGATATGAATTCTTTAACTTCTGTTGATCTTAAAGACAGTCCGGAAGATTTAGGAAAATTAAACGGCCACCTTAAGAGCGGAGATTTCTTTGAAGTGGAAAAATTTCCTACAGCTTCTTATGAAATTACAAAAGTAACTCCGGCTACAGAAGGTGATTATAATACGCTTTTGGATGGTAATTTAACGATTAAGGGAATTACAAAACCTGTTCAGTTTAAAGCTAATGTTTCTGTGAAGAATGGAGAAGTGAGCGTAGCTACTGAGCCGAAAGATATCAAAAGAGAAGAGTTTGGGGTGAAGTTCCAGGCTCCTGCTGAAAACGGTGTGATCAAAGATGAGGTAACTCTTCAGATCAGCGTTAAAGCTTTAGAAAAGAAATAA
- a CDS encoding zinc ribbon domain-containing protein YjdM: MSDTVLCPKCSSEFTYPSDNMMVCSQCFYEWNPEEAASEAANEGKILDSNGNELQDGDSVVVVKDLPVKGAPKPVKAGTKVKNIRLRPGSDHNIDCKIDGFGAMALKSEFVKKA; this comes from the coding sequence ATGAGTGATACAGTACTTTGTCCGAAATGCAGCTCTGAGTTTACCTACCCAAGCGATAACATGATGGTATGTTCTCAGTGTTTTTATGAATGGAACCCTGAAGAAGCTGCTTCTGAAGCTGCAAATGAAGGAAAGATATTGGACTCTAACGGAAATGAACTTCAGGATGGTGATTCTGTAGTAGTAGTAAAAGACCTTCCTGTAAAAGGAGCTCCAAAGCCGGTAAAAGCAGGAACCAAAGTGAAAAATATCCGTTTAAGACCAGGGAGCGATCATAATATCGACTGTAAAATTGATGGTTTCGGAGCGATGGCTCTTAAATCAGAATTTGTAAAGAAAGCGTAA